One genomic region from Scomber scombrus chromosome 19, fScoSco1.1, whole genome shotgun sequence encodes:
- the LOC134000735 gene encoding uncharacterized protein LOC134000735: MAIQQFKFFCLITSIVIYIIIITTLRAPGINKSVPKPWGPPRICPVHFSEQTITPLNNTKHLLVSAYMDQRVNGLDIRIIGIFRRDSIQPLHCFFCCVDHLSRTRIPATILQHSDNFGFPFVTTDVMCQIPQNCKATHVTLLPQSEKVISPEQIWLPIRNQKTNGKEKRKLQFNFTVCISNLFGDYNNVLQFAQTLEMYRLLGVDRVVIYNTSCSPDLSRLLQSYSQEGFVEMVPWPIDQHLNPSRGWLHSKHGGDLHYFGQLTTLNECIYRSMDRSRYVLLNDIDEIIMPYQHNGLMPLMNMLKQQHPNTGVFLIENHIFPKIPLKESELDPVPQWKGVPGFNILEHIYKEEPNRNLYHPHKLIVQPRSVEQTSVHEVIKTFGQMFKVPPDVCRIIHSPISVPTPPVLEKLHKDTRLWDFREKLIPSVNTVLRRAGLLHY; the protein is encoded by the exons ATGGCAATTCAGCAGTTTAAGTTCTTCTGCCTCATTACTTCCATCGTcatttacatcatcatcatcactactCTGAGAGCACCCGGTATAAACAAGTCTGTCCCTAAGCCATGGGGACCTCCAAGGATATGCCCTGTCCACTTCTCTGAGCAGACCATTACCCCCCTCAACAACACCAAGCACTTGCTGGTGTCAGCCTACATGGACCAAAGAGTGAATGGTTTGGATATACGCATCATTGGTATATTCAGGAGGGACTCCATCCAACCCCTTCactgttttttctgctgtgtaGATCACTTGTCAAGAACAAGAATTCCAGCAACAATTTTACAACATTCAGACAACTTTGGTTTTCCCTTCGTCACTACAGATGTCATGTGTCAGATTCCTCAAAACTGCAAAGCTACACATGTTACTCTTTTGCCTCAGTCAGAAAAAGTGATTTCACCTGAGCAGATCTGGCTCCCCATAAGAAACCAAAAGACCAacgggaaggaaaagagaaagttgCAGTTTAACTTCACAGTCTGTATCTCCAACCTGTTTGGAGACTACAACAATGTGCTTCAATTTGCACAGACTCTGGAGATGTACAG GCTGCTTGGTGTGGATAGAGTGGTTATCTATAACACCAGCTGTAGCCCAGACCTTAGCCGCCTGCTGCAGAGTTACAGCCAGGAGGGTTTTGTGGAGATGGTTCCTTGGCCCATTGACCAGCATCTGAATCCATCTCGTGGATGGCTCCACTCAAAGCATGGCGGGGACTTGCACTACTTTGGCCAGCTGACCACGCTTAATGAGTGCATTTACAGATCGATGGACCGGTCGCGGTACGTCCTGTTGAACGACATTGATGAGATAATAATGCCATACCAGCACAATGGACTAATGCCTCTGATGAACATGCTCAAACAGCAGCATCCAAAT ACAGGGGTGTTCCTCATTGAGAATCATATCTTTCCCAAGATCCCCTTAAAAGAAAGTGAACTGGACCCCGTCCCTCAATGGAAAGGGGTGCCAGGTTTTAATATTCTGGAGCACATCTACAAAGAAGAGCCTAACAGAAACCTATACCACCCACACAAGCTGATAGTTCAGCCGAG GTCAGTGGAGCAGACTTCAGTACACGAGGTGATCAAGACATTTGGACAAATGTTCAAGGTTCCACCAGATGTCTGTCGGATCATTCACTCCCCGATCAGTGTCCCGACTCCACCAGTGCTGGAGAAGCTCCATAAAGACACCCGACTGTGGGACTTCAGGGAAAAATTGATCCCCAGTGTAAACACGGTGCTGAGGAGAGCGGGGCTGTTGCACTATTGA